The sequence CGATCTTGCCTCCAGGGGCGTCACCGGTCAAGATGGTGACGTGGATTTTGTGTTCGTGAGCGGCAACCCGGCCCTCGATCTGGCCGGCACCGTGGGGGCTCGTCGAGACGAGCCCCTCGACGCCCTGGCCGCGCCCGCAGACCTCGAGCGGTGGGTGGCCGCATGTGACGAGCTCCCCGACCGTGTTACCGCCGACTTCGCCACCTTCGAGTCCGCGCTGTCACTGCGAGAAGCGATCTACCGACTTGCCCTCGATCGCGTGCGCGATCGGCCCTTTGATTCAGGCAGCCTGGAGATCGTCAACGACATGGCCGCCGGGCCAGTGCCCGCGATCAAG is a genomic window of Streptomyces gilvosporeus containing:
- a CDS encoding CGNR zinc finger domain-containing protein; the protein is MDFVFVSGNPALDLAGTVGARRDEPLDALAAPADLERWVAACDELPDRVTADFATFESALSLREAIYRLALDRVRDRPFDSGSLEIVNDMAAGPVPAIKLSDAGLRMSGDLRAALSHIARRGIAVLADPSACLKECGRTGCTRLYLDRSRGARRTWCGMDECGNRVKAAAYRARRRGSTTAEEAASTRSHRS